The stretch of DNA TCGACCAGGTGCTCGCGGGGCTGACGCGGTCCGGGTCGAGCACCGCCGAGGCCGTCGTGTGGGGCTCGCGCATCCCGCGCACCCTCATCGGCGCTGCCGTCGGAGCGGCCCTCGGCATCGCCGGACTCCTCATGCAGGGGCACACCCGGAGCCCGCTCGCCGACCCCGGCCTGTTCGGCGTCTCGTCCGGCGCTGGCCTCGCGGTGGTGCTCGGCGTCTACGTCTTCGGCGTCACGAGCACCGGTGCCACGGTGTGGTTCGCCCTGGTCGGCGCCGTCGTGGCGAGCGTCGTCGTGTTCTCGGTGACCGTCGCCGGCAGCGGGACCGCGAGCCCGGTCCCCCTCGCCCTGGCCGGTGCCGCCGTGTCCGCCCTGCTCGGGGCCGTCACCTCGTTCATCGTCCTGACCGACCAGGACTCCCTCGACGCCTACCGGCTCTGGGTCGTCGGGTCGCTCGCCGCCCGGCAGCTGGACGTGCTCGCGGCCGCGGCACCGTTCCTGCTCGTCGGCGCCGTGCTCGCGGTCTGGAACACCCGCGCGCTCGACGCCCTCGGACTCGGCGCGGAGCTCGCGAAGGGCCTCGGCGAGAACGTCCTCGTCGCCCGGCTCGTCGGACTCGGCGGCATCACGCTCCTGGCCGCCGGGGCCACCGCCGCCGCGGGGCCGATCGGCTTCGTCGGTCTCACCGTGCCGCACGTCGCCCGGGCCCTGGTCGGCACCGGACACCGCTGGACGCTGCCCGTCTCGGCACTCGTCGGGGCGGCGCTCGTGCTCGTCGCCGACGTGGTGGGACGACTCGTCGGCGGGTTCTCCGAGGTCGAGGTCGGGATCGTGCTCGCCGTGCTCGGCGGCCCGGTGTTCGTCGCCGTCGCCCGTCGTCGATCGCTGGTGTCGCTGTGAGCGCCGCGACCGACACGCGGCGCGGACCGCAGCAGCCGAGCACCGGCGCGCACGCGGGCCGTGCACCCGCCGGCCGTCGTGGCGTCCGCCTCGGCCCGGTCGGACTCGCCTGGCGTCCGCGGGTGCTCGGCTGGACGGTCGGTGCGATCGCCGTCGCCCTGGTGCTCGTCGTGCTCGGCGTCGCCGTCGGCAGCACGTTCATCGCCCCGGCCACCGTCGTCCGCGCGCTGCTCGGTGCCGAGGACGGCCCCGACGGCTTCATCGTCACGACCCTCCGACTCCCCCGCGTCCTCACCGGGGCGCTGGTCGGCCTGGTGCTCGGGACTGCGGGCGCGCTGACGCAGACGGTCACCAGGAATCCCCTCGGCACACCGGACATCATCGGCGTCACCTCCGGCGCGAGCGTCGGCGCGGTCGCCGCGATCGTGCTCGGCGGCGGCACCTACTCGGTCTCGTCGGTCGTCCTGAGCGGCGGGATCCCGGTCGCGGCGACGATCGGGGCGCTCGTGGCCGCGGCCGCCGTGTACGGCCTCGGCTGGCGGGGCGGGGTGCAGAGCTACCGGCTCGTCCTCGTCGGCATCGGGGTGAGCGCCACGCTCGACGCCGTGACGAGCTACCTGCTCGTCCGCGCGAAGATCACCGTCGCCACCGCGGCGTCGCAGTGGCTCGTCGGCAGCCTGTCGAGCACCTCGTGGACGACCGTGTGGCCGCTCCTGATCGTCGCCGCGGTGTGCGTGCCGATCGCCCTGGCCACCAGTGCCGCGCTCGGCATCGGGCAGCTCGGCGACGAGGTCGCCACCGGTGTCGGGCTCGGCGTCCAGCGGCACCGGCTGCTCGTCCTGGCACTCGCCGTCGTCCTGACCGCGGCCGCCGTCGCCGCCGCGGGACCGATCGGCTTCGTCGCGTTCGTCGTCCCCCAGGTCGCCCTGCGCCTGGCCGGCACGAACCGACCACCACTGCTGCTCGCCGGGGCGCTCGGGGCGGTCCTCGTCCTCGGCGCCGACCTGCTCGCCCGCTCCGTCTTCCCGTGGCAGGTGCCCGTCGGCATCGTCACGACCGTCGTCGGCGCCCCGTACCTGATCTGGCTCCTCGTCCGCCACCGCAAGGAGATGTCCCGATGACCGCGACCACCGCGCACAGCGCCACCGCAGCGAGCACCGCACGGACGCACAAGGCCGGCGGTGTCGACGCGACCGGCACCGTGCCTCCCGTCCTGGAGGCCCGCGGTCTGTCCGTCGGCTACGACCGCGACCCCGTCCTCCGTGACCTCGACCTGCGGATCGAACGGGGCACCGTGACGACGTTCCTCGGGGCGAACGGCTGCGGCAAGTCGACCCTGCTGAAGGCGTTCGGCCGCGTGCTCAAGCCGCAGTCGGGCGAGGTGCTGCTGGACGGCGCCCCGATCCGGAAGGAGCCGAACCGCGCCGTGGCCCGGCGGCTCGCGATCCTGCCGCAGACCCCGGTGGCTCCCGCTGGCACGAGCGTCCTCGACCTGGTGATGCGCGGGCGCAACCCCCACCAGTCGTGGGCGAAGCCCTGGACCGCGGACGACGCAGACGTCGCCGAGCAGGCCATCGCGGCGACGGGCCTGACCGAGGTGGCGCACCGTGACGTCGCGAGCCTGTCCGGCGGCCAGCGGCAGCGCGCGTGGATCGCGCTCGTCGTGGCACAGCAGGCGCAGACCCTGCTGCTCGACGAACCGACGACCTACCTGGACCTCGCGCACCAGCTCGACGTGCTCCGACTCGTGCGGCGGTTGAACCGCGAGCAGGGGTCCACCGTCGTGATGGTGCTGCACGACCTGACGCTCGCCGCGCGCTACTCGGACCGACTGGTCGTGCTGCACGACGGCGGGGTGGTCGCGGACGGCACCCCGGACGAGGTCCTCACGCCCGCGGTGCTCGAGACCGCGTTCGGCCTGCACGCCCGCGTGGTGCCGGACCCGGTGACGGGCGCGCCGATGATCGTGCCCGAGGCCGACGAGCACGACACCCCGGCAGCCTGAGCGCGACGCCATGCTGGCGGTCCTCACAGAGTTAGGTTAGGCTCTCCTAACGTGAAGATCCCCCGCCGCGGCTCCCTGCGCGCCGCCCTCGTGACCTCCGTGGCCGTCCCGGCCCTCCTGCTCGCCGGTTGCTCCGGAGCGAACGGCTCCGACGACACCGCCCGATCCGGGGACACCGCCGGCAACGCCTCGACCGCCTCCGGCCCCTGGTCGTACAAGGACGCCACCGGCGCGACCGTGCGGACCGACAGCACCCCGAAGCGCGTCGTCGTCCTGAACGACATCGCCATCTCGTTCATCGAGTACGGTCTGCGTCCGGTCGGCACCTTCGGGCAGCTCACCATGGCGAAGGACGCCCGCTTCGACGACCTCGACAAGGACGGCATCACCCAGCTCGGCCAGGCGTACGGGGACATCGACCTCGAGCAGCTCGCGGCGCTGAAGCCGGACCTCGTCGTCACGTCGGTGTACCCGACGGACGAGAAGGGCACCCTCGACGAGACCCAGCCCGGCTACGGCTTCAAGGACAAGGAGCAGCAGAAGCAGGTCGAGGCCATCGCTCCGGTCGTCCAGGTCGAGTGGGGCGGCAAGGGCGAGGACGTGATCGGGAAGATCGCCGACCTGGCCGAGTCGCTGGGGGCACCCGAGTCGAAGATCGAGGCAGCCGAGGACCGCTTCGACGAGGCCGAGGACACCCTCGAGCAGGCCGCGAAGTCGAGCGACGTCTCGGTCGTCTCGATGTACGCGGACGGTGACGGCGCCTACGTGACCCGCCCGTCCGACGAGCCGACCCTGCAGATGTACTCGTCGTTCGGTGTCGACTTCGTGGACCCTGCGCCGAAGGGCTTCTACTGGGGCATCTACTCGTGGGAGAACGCCGGACAGATCAAGGGTGACGTGATCCTGCTCTCGCAGCAGGGCTACCAGGTCGCGGACCTCGAGAAGCAGCCGACGTTCGCCGACGACGCGGCGCTCAAGGCGGGCCAGGTGCACAGCTGGACCTTCCCCGCGCTCGACTACGCGTCGCAGGCGGACTACATGACGAAGCTCGCGGGCTGGCTCGAGGACAGCAAGAAGGTCTCGTAGTCGCGACCCGGGGACGGACTGGAGGCACGGTGCCGGCTGGCACCGTGCCTCCAGTCCGTCCCGGGTCAGGTCGGATCAGCCGACGGGCAGCGCCGCGTTCACCGCCGTCTGCGCCTGCCGCCACACGTCCGCCCGCGATCCGGCGTAGGTCCCGCCCTGGCCGCTCCCGACGTACCGCAGGTTCGTCTTCCCGCCGTCGGTGTTGCCCTGCCAGTACGCCGTCACCGCACGGGAGGTCCCGCCGACGAGCCAGATCTGGTCCGCCGCGTCCGTGGTCCCGGTCTTGCCGAACAGCGTCGCCCCGTCGCGCGTCTGCCCGCCGGACGCCGTGCCGCCGCGGAACGCGCCCTGCATCACCGCGAAGGCCTGCGCCGCGACCGCGGGCGACACCGCCTGCGTGCAGGACCGCGGCTGCCCACCGAGCGCCGTACCGTCCGGGCCCGTGACCTGGTCGACGACGACGGGTGAGCAGTACACGCCGCCGTTCGCGATCCCGGCGTACGCGGCCGCCATCGTCAGCGGCGCGATGCTCGTCGTCCCGAGGATCGCCGCCGGGTTCGCGGGGAGCTCGCCGCCGGTCGCCGGGTGCACACCCAGTCGTGCGGCGGTGTCTCGGATGTCGCAGAGGTCGAGGCGCGAAGCCATGTCCGCGTACGCCGCGTTCACCGATTGCGCCGTCGCCGCGCGGACGGAGTACGGCCCGGTCTGCCCCGGCGAGTCGTTCTTCGGGTCGTACGGGGTGTCCAACGTGATCCGCTGCCCGCACTGCGTCCACGTGCTCCGGGCCTTCCGCGTCCCGTCCACGACGATGTCGGGGCTCCTGCCGGACTCGAGCCACTGCAGCAGCGTGAACATCTTGTAGGTCGATCCGACCTGGAAGCCCTTCGAGCCGCCGTTCGACTCGTCGGTGGCGTAGTTGAGCGAGGTCGCCGTCGCCGGGGCGTCCGCGGAGCGGTCGAAGTCCTTGTTCTGCGCCATGGTCAGCACGCGGCCGGTCCCCGCTTCGACGGTGTCCAGCGTGGCGCCGAGGGCCAGGCGGCTCTCGGTCGCGGGGTCGTGCCGGGCGAGCAGGTCCTTCTGCTGCGTGTTGAGGTCGAGGTCGAGCGTGGTCTGCACGCGGTACCCGCCCGTGCGCCAGGCGGCGGCGCGTGCGGTGGGGTCGGCACCGAGCTGCGGCAGGCTCTGCGCCACCTGCTCGGCGTAGGCGCAGAAGAACTCCGCGCCACGCACCGCCGACTCGCACCCCTGCTGCGGAGCCGTGAGGCGGACGTAGTCGCCAGGGCGCGACGCGAGCGCCGTGGCGAGGTCCGCGTCGCTCAGGTGCCCCTGGTCGTGCATCGAGCGGAGGATGACGTCCCGCCGGGCCTGGTTGTCGGCGTGGTGCTCGGGTGTCGACAGGTCGCGGCGCTCCGGCCACTGCACGATGGCGATGAGCGACGCGGCCTCGGCCGGGGTCAGGTCGGCGGCGTCCTTGCCGTAGTACCGCTGCGCGGCCGCCTGCACGCCGTAGGTCTGGTCGCCGAAGTAGGCGATGTTCAGGTAGGCGGCGAGGATCTCGTCCTTCGAGTACTCCTTCGCGAGTCCGATCGCCAGCTTCACCTCGGCGAGCTTCCGCTGCGGCGTCTTCGCGATCGCGTCGCGGTAGGCGGCGTCGCGCTCCTCGGCGGTGGGGAGCTCGCTCGCCTGCTGGATCTTGATGTTCCGCACGAGCTGCATCGTGATGGTCGACCCACCGGACCCACCGTGTCCGCCGGACGCGACGACGCTCGCGACCGACCGCACCAAGCTGGTCGGGTCGACGCCACCGGTCTCGCGGAAGCGCTTGTCCTCGCCGTCGATCGCGGCGTGCTCGAGGGTGTCGCTGATCTGGTCGAGCGACAGCTCCTGCCGGTTCTGGTCCCACACGTCGACCAGGTGCACGGGCTGTCCGCCCTGGTACGCCCAGATCTCGTTGCGCTCGGGCAGGTCACCGATCTCGATGTACTCCGGCATCGAGTCGAACAGGTCGATCGCCGAGGTCGTCCCCACCCCGGCAACCGCGAGCACCGGCGTCACGCCGACCCCGACCAGCAGCCCCGCCAGCACGCTGCCGCCGACGAAGCCCAGGGCCGCCCCGGTCGCACGTCGCATCGTCATGTCTCCCCCTCGTGGTCCCGCCGCCGTCGTCCGGAGGCGTCGCGTGACCCTCCCAGCGCTGGTCGGGCGTCCACCCGGCGTTCCCCGGGGAGAACCGGCACGAGGGCTGGGAAAGGACCGAGTCGGTACGGATCGTTACCGGAGGGGCACCCGCCGTCACCGTCCCGTGACCCCGCCGTGACCGGGTCGTGACCGCAGGGTCGCGCGGACGCCTCAGCGCGATGCGGCGTCGATCGACTGCACCGCCACCCGCGTCGCCGCGGCCACCAGCGCGTCCGAGGACTCGTCGTCCGCACCGGCACCGTCCCGCGTGGTGAACACGACGAGCACGATCGGGTCCCGCCCCGGAGGCTCCACCACGGCGATGTCGTTCCGCACCCCGTACGACGCCGTCCCGGTCTTGTCCGCCACCGACCAACCGTCCGGCACGCCGGCGCGGATCGTGCCGTCGCCGGTGGTGGTGCCCGCCATCGCGGACCGCAGCAGCGCCCGGTCGTCGGGGTCGAGGGCGTCGCCGAGCAGGACCGCACGCAGGTCGGTGGCCGACTGCGCCGGGGTCGTCGTGTCCCGCGGGTCGCCGGGGACCGCCGTGTTCAGGTCGGGTTCGACGCGGTCCACCCGGGTCACGTCGTCCCCGATCCCGCGCAGGAACCGGGACACCCCGCCGACACCGCCGAGCCGCTCCACGAGCAGGTTCGCGGCGGTGTTGTCGCTCTGCCGGAGGGCCGCGTCCACCAGCGCGCGGACCGTCATGCCCTCGTCGACGTGCAGGCTCGTCACCGGGGCGTAGGAGAGCAGGTCGCTCCGGTCGTAGTGCACGACGTCGTCCAGGTCGTCGGCGCTCGACGCATCGAGGACCGCCGCCGCGATGAACGCCTTGTTCGTCGACGCGAACGCGAACCGCTCGTCGGCGCGGTAGCCGAGGCTGCTGCCGTCCGCCGTGTTGATCGCGACGACGCCGACCCGCGCGCCGTACTGCTCCTCGAGCGCGGCGAACGCCCGGGAGGTGGCAGCGTCCGCCGTCCGCTGCGGCGTCGCTGTCGACGTCGGGACTGTGGTCGTGCTCGCCGTCGTGCCCCCGCCCGCGGCGGGGCCGGCACCGCTGCCGCTGCACCCCGTGAGCGTCAGCGCGGCGACCGCCGCGATCGTGGCCAGGGTCGTCCTCGTCGTCCGCACGCGGACGAGCATGCCGGGTCCGCCCGCGACCCACCTGGACGACGCGGACCCGAACGAACGGACGGGAGGCGCGGGTCGGCGCCGCCACGCGCCTCCAGTCCGTCACGTCCGGACGCGCGGTGCGGCGTACCGTCGCCACGCGCCTCCCGTCCGCTGGTCGGTCCGTCGGGACCGGTGGTCCGTCAGGACCGCGACAGGCGGGTGACCGTTGCGTGCGCACCCTCGTCGAGCAGCCCGTCGAGCGCGTCGCGGTACGCCGCGACGAACCGCTCGTCGTCGACCAGCTCGCCGAACACCTGCCGGTCCCGCAGGAAGGCGAGCCGGTCCTCGCGCTGCTGCTGTGCGACGGCGGTCAGCCGCTCGGCGAGGCGATCGACGACCTGGATCGGCTGCCCGTCCTCGTCGGTGCCCTCGGCGTACCGCGCCCACGAGGCGACGATGCCGGCCGACAGGGTGACCGGCCCGCCCGACGCCAGGTTCGCGCGGACGACCGGCAGCAGCCACTTCGGGATGCGGTCGCTCGACTCGGCGCACAGCCGGGCGAGGGTGTCGCGGACCTCGGGGTTCCGGAACCGCTCGATCAGGGTGCTCTTGTAGTCCTCGAGGTCGATGCCCGGTACGGCGTGGAGCGTGGGGGTCGCCTCCTCGTCCATGTAGCGGCGGAGGAAGGTCGCGATCGCCTCGTCCTGCGTGGCCTCGTGCGCGTACCGGTACCCGGACAGGTACCCGAAGTAGCAGAGCCCCTGGTGGCTGGCGTTGAGCAGTCGGAGCTTCATGAGCTCGTACGGTTCGACGTCCTCGACGAGCTGGACGTCGGCGTCCTCGTACCGGGGACGGCCTGCGGGGTGGTCGTCCTCGAGCACCCACTGGAAGAAGGGCTCGGCGACGACCGGCCAGGCGTCCTCGATGCCGAGCTCGTCACGGACCCACGCCCGGTCCTCGTCGGTCGTGACCGGCGTGATCCGGTCGACCATCGAGTTCGGGAAGGACACCTGCTCGTCCATCCAGTCCGCGAACGCCGGGTCCTGCAGTCGCGCGTAGCTCGTGAACATCTGCCGGGCGACGTGCCCGTTGCCCTGGATGTTGTCGCACGACATCACCGTGAACGGCTCGAGACCGCGGTCACGACGACGGCGGAGTGCCTCGACCACCAGGCCGAACACCGTCCGCGGCGGAGCGTCCCCGCGGAGGTCCGCCGCGACGCCGGGCTCGTCCGTGACGAACTCCCCCGTGACGTGGTCGAAGTTGTAGCCGCCCTCGGTGATGGTGAGGCTGACGATCCTCGTGTCCGGGTGCGCCATCTTCTCGACGACGGCGTCCGGATCATCGACGGCGAGCAGGTACTCGACGATGCTGCCGACGACGCGGGACTCACGCGTGCCGTCCGGGTGCTTGAGCACGAGCGTGTACAGGCCGCCCTGCTCGTCCATCGCTGCGGCCATCCGGCGGTCCTGCTCGAGGACACCGACGCCGCAGATGCCGTACTCGCGCCCCTCGCCCCGTTGCAGGAGTCGGTCGAGCACCATCGCCTGGTGGGCGCGGTGGAAGCCGCCGACGCCGAAGTGCACGATGCCGGTGGTGATGCCGTCGCGGTCGTAGGTGGGGACCGCAACGCCGCTCGCGGCGATCTGGTCGAGGGTCTCCGGGCTCAGGCGGACGGGCATGGGTACTCCTTCGTACGGCGGTCGCGAGCATCCAGTCTGTCAGCCCGGACGGGTGTGCGGAACCGGTGTGCAGAACCGGTGTTCCGGGTCGGCACCCAGCGTCGCCTCCGTGAGCGGGGGACGAACCTGAGGGGTCACTCCGAGAAGCTGCACCGAGTGCATCGATGCACCTAGTGTTGTCAGACGTGACCACCACCGACCGTCGTGCCGCCCTCAAGGCGAAGCACCGCGCCGCGATCCTGCAGGCGGCGCGCGACCTCGTCGACGAGCGCGGCGGACGCGGGTTCAGCGTCGACGACCTGGCGTCCCGGGCCGACATCGCGCGGCGCACGGTCTTCAACCACTTCGCCTCGCTCGACGAGGTCCTGCTCGCGGTGTGCGAGCAGGAGCTGTCGGTGATCATCGACCGGTTCCTCGCCGACATGGCCCGGACGCCGGTCGGCGACGGGAGCAGGGCGTCGATGTTCGAGGAGCTCGAGTCCGCCGCGCGCGGCGCCGACCTCGCCCCGGCGATCTCCGGCATGTACCGGATCATCGGCGAGCCGGGGAAGGAGGACCCGAAGGCGGCGGTCCTCACCCAGACCGCGTTCTCGCGGGTCACCGACCGACTCCGTGACGAGGTCGCCCGGCGGCACCCGGGCGCCGACCCGCTCGACACCGCGCTGCTCGTCGACTCGCTCATGAGCGGCATCGTCGTCATCGCCGACCACTGGCTCACCCACGACGGTCCCGACCTCACCCCGGTGTCACTGACCGCCTGGGACACCCTGCTGAGCAGACTCGTGCACAGCGTCCGCTCCGGCTACATGCCGGCCTCCTGACCACTCCCCCCGG from Curtobacterium sp. SGAir0471 encodes:
- a CDS encoding TetR/AcrR family transcriptional regulator, coding for MTTTDRRAALKAKHRAAILQAARDLVDERGGRGFSVDDLASRADIARRTVFNHFASLDEVLLAVCEQELSVIIDRFLADMARTPVGDGSRASMFEELESAARGADLAPAISGMYRIIGEPGKEDPKAAVLTQTAFSRVTDRLRDEVARRHPGADPLDTALLVDSLMSGIVVIADHWLTHDGPDLTPVSLTAWDTLLSRLVHSVRSGYMPAS
- a CDS encoding FecCD family ABC transporter permease translates to MPSPETVLTPTRAARTDATSRADSVHRRAVCRRLVVVAALVVVLVVAAVASMLLGSNRLGVDQVLAGLTRSGSSTAEAVVWGSRIPRTLIGAAVGAALGIAGLLMQGHTRSPLADPGLFGVSSGAGLAVVLGVYVFGVTSTGATVWFALVGAVVASVVVFSVTVAGSGTASPVPLALAGAAVSALLGAVTSFIVLTDQDSLDAYRLWVVGSLAARQLDVLAAAAPFLLVGAVLAVWNTRALDALGLGAELAKGLGENVLVARLVGLGGITLLAAGATAAAGPIGFVGLTVPHVARALVGTGHRWTLPVSALVGAALVLVADVVGRLVGGFSEVEVGIVLAVLGGPVFVAVARRRSLVSL
- a CDS encoding ABC transporter ATP-binding protein encodes the protein MTATTAHSATAASTARTHKAGGVDATGTVPPVLEARGLSVGYDRDPVLRDLDLRIERGTVTTFLGANGCGKSTLLKAFGRVLKPQSGEVLLDGAPIRKEPNRAVARRLAILPQTPVAPAGTSVLDLVMRGRNPHQSWAKPWTADDADVAEQAIAATGLTEVAHRDVASLSGGQRQRAWIALVVAQQAQTLLLDEPTTYLDLAHQLDVLRLVRRLNREQGSTVVMVLHDLTLAARYSDRLVVLHDGGVVADGTPDEVLTPAVLETAFGLHARVVPDPVTGAPMIVPEADEHDTPAA
- a CDS encoding FecCD family ABC transporter permease: MSAATDTRRGPQQPSTGAHAGRAPAGRRGVRLGPVGLAWRPRVLGWTVGAIAVALVLVVLGVAVGSTFIAPATVVRALLGAEDGPDGFIVTTLRLPRVLTGALVGLVLGTAGALTQTVTRNPLGTPDIIGVTSGASVGAVAAIVLGGGTYSVSSVVLSGGIPVAATIGALVAAAAVYGLGWRGGVQSYRLVLVGIGVSATLDAVTSYLLVRAKITVATAASQWLVGSLSSTSWTTVWPLLIVAAVCVPIALATSAALGIGQLGDEVATGVGLGVQRHRLLVLALAVVLTAAAVAAAGPIGFVAFVVPQVALRLAGTNRPPLLLAGALGAVLVLGADLLARSVFPWQVPVGIVTTVVGAPYLIWLLVRHRKEMSR
- a CDS encoding mannitol dehydrogenase family protein, with amino-acid sequence MPVRLSPETLDQIAASGVAVPTYDRDGITTGIVHFGVGGFHRAHQAMVLDRLLQRGEGREYGICGVGVLEQDRRMAAAMDEQGGLYTLVLKHPDGTRESRVVGSIVEYLLAVDDPDAVVEKMAHPDTRIVSLTITEGGYNFDHVTGEFVTDEPGVAADLRGDAPPRTVFGLVVEALRRRRDRGLEPFTVMSCDNIQGNGHVARQMFTSYARLQDPAFADWMDEQVSFPNSMVDRITPVTTDEDRAWVRDELGIEDAWPVVAEPFFQWVLEDDHPAGRPRYEDADVQLVEDVEPYELMKLRLLNASHQGLCYFGYLSGYRYAHEATQDEAIATFLRRYMDEEATPTLHAVPGIDLEDYKSTLIERFRNPEVRDTLARLCAESSDRIPKWLLPVVRANLASGGPVTLSAGIVASWARYAEGTDEDGQPIQVVDRLAERLTAVAQQQREDRLAFLRDRQVFGELVDDERFVAAYRDALDGLLDEGAHATVTRLSRS
- a CDS encoding transglycosylase domain-containing protein; this translates as MTMRRATGAALGFVGGSVLAGLLVGVGVTPVLAVAGVGTTSAIDLFDSMPEYIEIGDLPERNEIWAYQGGQPVHLVDVWDQNRQELSLDQISDTLEHAAIDGEDKRFRETGGVDPTSLVRSVASVVASGGHGGSGGSTITMQLVRNIKIQQASELPTAEERDAAYRDAIAKTPQRKLAEVKLAIGLAKEYSKDEILAAYLNIAYFGDQTYGVQAAAQRYYGKDAADLTPAEAASLIAIVQWPERRDLSTPEHHADNQARRDVILRSMHDQGHLSDADLATALASRPGDYVRLTAPQQGCESAVRGAEFFCAYAEQVAQSLPQLGADPTARAAAWRTGGYRVQTTLDLDLNTQQKDLLARHDPATESRLALGATLDTVEAGTGRVLTMAQNKDFDRSADAPATATSLNYATDESNGGSKGFQVGSTYKMFTLLQWLESGRSPDIVVDGTRKARSTWTQCGQRITLDTPYDPKNDSPGQTGPYSVRAATAQSVNAAYADMASRLDLCDIRDTAARLGVHPATGGELPANPAAILGTTSIAPLTMAAAYAGIANGGVYCSPVVVDQVTGPDGTALGGQPRSCTQAVSPAVAAQAFAVMQGAFRGGTASGGQTRDGATLFGKTGTTDAADQIWLVGGTSRAVTAYWQGNTDGGKTNLRYVGSGQGGTYAGSRADVWRQAQTAVNAALPVG
- a CDS encoding ABC transporter substrate-binding protein; its protein translation is MKIPRRGSLRAALVTSVAVPALLLAGCSGANGSDDTARSGDTAGNASTASGPWSYKDATGATVRTDSTPKRVVVLNDIAISFIEYGLRPVGTFGQLTMAKDARFDDLDKDGITQLGQAYGDIDLEQLAALKPDLVVTSVYPTDEKGTLDETQPGYGFKDKEQQKQVEAIAPVVQVEWGGKGEDVIGKIADLAESLGAPESKIEAAEDRFDEAEDTLEQAAKSSDVSVVSMYADGDGAYVTRPSDEPTLQMYSSFGVDFVDPAPKGFYWGIYSWENAGQIKGDVILLSQQGYQVADLEKQPTFADDAALKAGQVHSWTFPALDYASQADYMTKLAGWLEDSKKVS
- the bla gene encoding class A beta-lactamase, with amino-acid sequence MRTTRTTLATIAAVAALTLTGCSGSGAGPAAGGGTTASTTTVPTSTATPQRTADAATSRAFAALEEQYGARVGVVAINTADGSSLGYRADERFAFASTNKAFIAAAVLDASSADDLDDVVHYDRSDLLSYAPVTSLHVDEGMTVRALVDAALRQSDNTAANLLVERLGGVGGVSRFLRGIGDDVTRVDRVEPDLNTAVPGDPRDTTTPAQSATDLRAVLLGDALDPDDRALLRSAMAGTTTGDGTIRAGVPDGWSVADKTGTASYGVRNDIAVVEPPGRDPIVLVVFTTRDGAGADDESSDALVAAATRVAVQSIDAASR